From the genome of Carassius gibelio isolate Cgi1373 ecotype wild population from Czech Republic chromosome A18, carGib1.2-hapl.c, whole genome shotgun sequence:
TCATTTCACATAAGCATCAAATGACTTttgctttaacctgttaactgtcactcacgtttttgaagatagacttgaatgtgcatgatacaaacctaaatttttataattcatgactgaaaacattttgtaacatgattttgatgtgccatttacatggtaatgcaatgtctgattttaaaatgggttttaaaggatgaattttgagattttatgttttcaagtgatatataacttctgatgatttctaaaatgtgaagtcttttttttaaacaaaggtcaaaactccttttgtaatgtagatttctgagggtgcactcttgtcataaattaatctattactttctttctacataatttttaacaaaaaatattggtaaaatatatatttgggagtctttgacctttccaatgatatatagtttgtcaagattagattagatttgattgtaatatagtatagtcaatgtaggcgtcccgtatacgggacgtggtgacagttaacaggttaatctATTGTATTAATCTGATGCCATTAAGTAATAACAGACTGTCAGTCTTCTGATCATTTATCATAATTAGTTTCAAAATAAGGATTAGCTGCCAGAGTACAAGGGATCCAAAGATTAAACAATAATGACATTCAACTAAGATGATATGACACTTAACAAAGagaatcatttatttgaaattactaTGCAAAGAATACAaccattaaaaagaaacattcatttagaaaatgtgtttgtttctcaACATTgaaacatataatttaaaacaactaaaTTAAACTTTTTACATGTCATAAACACTTGAAATTGCTTTTATTGAGTGTGAAGATAAATATATAAGCCAGTTTCttccaaaacaaataattaaaaaaggtaattgtgacttttcatctcataattcagactttaTTACACTTATAAGGAAAAAGTCACAATAGTGAGATGTAAACACAGACTTGCAGTTTGTGAACTAGCAAttctaagaaagaaaaaaaagaatagagataTATAAATTTAGAATTTTCTCAGAAATCAGACCTTGTTCCTGCAATTGTGAATTTACAATTTCATAATTTAGACTTTTCTTCTAAGAATTGTAATTGGAAGAAAAGTCACaagtgtgagatataaactcataattgtgagaaaaaattCACAattctctttattattatttcattgtagaaagttgttttttttttttgtttttttttgaccaCTGGTTTGTTTAGTTGGAGGTCATTCAAGATGTTTCTGGATGTACTGTTTGACAGTATCAACAATAGTTGAAACCTCAGCCATGGCACCTTCACCTGTGAAAACACCAAAACTGGAATGTAAGACGAGCCGaaacacaagaaacattacttcaTTAAGTCCTCCTCCGATCAAAGAGCCTGCTACTCAAAGCCTGCCAGGTTACATCTGTAACATTACATGCTACATGTTGCATGTTACTTACATCAGGTTATCTTCATTAAACAAATAATGCATTGATAACTTCAATGATTTCACACATTAATGAGAATTTTGTGATCTGTTCTTTTTTCCCTTATCACTGCAATTGCATCATGAAACCCATACTTTTTCTTAGAAGATACCTTCATCTCCACAGATCAGTTTTTTGGCAATGCATGGTATCTCAACATAGCCAAAGCTTTTAAGTGTGGCCACTTGCTGTGCGGTGATAGGGTGCTGCCACATGGCTGTGTTCATAGCAGGACAAAAAAGCAGAGGACGGCTGGTGTCCCAGGCCCTCACAACACATGTCTGTCATCAACAAAAAGGAGTAAACATATTCAGATAATGATGTATCAAAACAAATCCATACAAAATGCCACaacaatgtaataaacacttGACCTACCAGGAGGTTGTCACATATTCCGCTGGCAATTTTACCAAGTGTGTTGGCATCCAGTGGAGCAATCACTAAAAGATCTGCCCAACGTCTAAGTTCAATATGAAGCACAGGGTCAGAGCGCATTGTCCACATCTAGCATAGAAATATAAAGAAAGCCATTCATATCTACTAtggttattatatattttttttatcaggccAGTCTGGCTGCTGATGTAATGTCACAGCAGGAAACAATATTATGTTGTTCTCTGAATAGTGAAaatgcaactcttcctcttcaAAGGCTGTACTCACCTCCCACTCATCCTTATCTGTGTACACACGGACAGGGACTTCATTGATATCGTAAAAATGAGTGGCATGGTCTGTGGTGACCACACGGACTTCAACCTaatgaacagaacagaaaaattgatgtgttcaccccccaaaaaaccctaaaaaatgtaaacatatctTTTAACCTTGACACATATTTGAAtcccatttaaaataataaacaaattcacaATAACAAATAAACAGGACTAAAAgcttaaggtaaaaataaatatatgaaaatgaattaaatatgcattttcttttattaaacttataaatttattaatttctttattcatttacttatttatttgtaaatcaaataaataaatgttcacaagaaaaaaaaaactattactttttttatatccTCTATTTTATTAATTCTGAAAGGCAAAATGCAACAGCCACttaaaccaaaataaattatttaaaattattaaaatgttctaagaTTCACCTCTATTGTAACTTAATTGTGATAAACGAAAACTTAATTTCcatctttaaaaacttttttttttgtattctataaACTAAGATATATAGTCATTAGAATAACTTTCGATCATTCGATGTTGTAACATAGCACTCTCTAGtggataaatatattaaatgacaTTGGCGAGCAGTGGCTCTGTGGAATCATGCATAAACTGTATTAATGCACATCATGCACTTACCCCTGGAATCTCAAGTAGTTTTGTTGCCAACAAAGGCGCCTTGAGTGCAGCTACACTGCCAGTCAAACCAACCAGAACATGAAATATTGAACTATTTGCTTGCAAGTCTAGTTGTATTTGATCAGATTCAGAATGCTGCTGcatttcaaacaaaataaataaaaaccttaatcCTCTTATTTTACTATACAGGACTTTTTATATTTGGTTAATTTCCACTGTCTTAAGTGAATCTCTTGAAAGGTATAGTATTTGTATCACGTGTTTCGGgatgataatttttattttgttatttaaacagCACATTTAAAGATCAGTGGGTCtaaagcatagacagtaaaataaaagtcCGTGCATGTTAGTAGTGTCTCATTCTTCAGATGTTTTCTACTTCCGTAAACATTGGAGTTGTTGCAAACGTCGTCACAGCGCCGTCACTGGCTGGAAGTACCGAGTAAAATGACACATGAAGCAAGATGATGTACgcctttatttatcaaaataaaatataatttgaactTCGTTTAAAAAAGTAATTCCCAGTGACGAAATACACTACCTATAATCCTGAGGGCAGCTTAAtccatatattataattataaattataaataacaaattGACAGTTTTATattgcaaattgtatttcatattgcacgttgtattttaattaattaattttgcataatttttatattatcgtCGTTCTTTCTTTCGGTTATGTGATCCGCAGTGCTTCATGGGAAGCGTAGTTCCTTGGTTTGTAAAGACGTAACGTCCTTTGTCTTTTAGTccgatttctgtttttttttttttttaaatcaatgtttgaATGTTGTGATTTGTCTCAGGCCTGAGTGGTTTAATTCAAGGCTTAAAACGTTTCTCTTTTGAGTTAtatagaaaatgaatgggataCTTCTGGAACGTCAAAAAGTGGGCGCCGCGTGTGATGCGTTCACGACAAACGTACGCATGCGCTTTCGAGGAACATAGCCTGAGCAAATGACAGAATCCTTGGAAACGTCTTCCGGCTGTTTGCTACAAGATTTACGTCGCCTGTCATTCATTTTTGAATCTTAGCGTTATTTCATGTGAATATTTGCAATGCAGGTTCTTACACCTCACGTGTACTGGGCACAGCGGCATGGCGAGATATATCTGCGAGTGGAGATCAGTGATGCACAGGTAAGAAAAACTTGCTTTGGGGCAATTCTTTTATAATAGTCATTATTCTGGTTTCTTTTCGCATTTGTTGCATTCATTATACATGTACAATTACAGACTGTAGGTTACTGTActttaaaactaaatggtgtAAGGTTAATATTATGTTGAATAACAACAAGCTCTGTAGGTTTGTTGATAGAGCTTGCGACAAGCCCAgatcacagaaaataaaaatgaagactaCCGAAAGGGACTTGATCCTGCTGGACCCATTAACCATCTGGCCCAGTTACAATGGCAGGGCATGTTTTATTTACAATCCAGTTTCTGACATATGAGGAGCATCTGCACCTTTTCCCCTCATTGCTTTCTCAGGGCAGGTTAAATGGGTTTGACCAGTCCTCTACATAAGGGGAAGAGATAGAATATCCTTCTGCCACTGAGAGCTCTGAAACAAGAGGTTTTGCTGTGTTATATTAATAGGGTTACTATGATGTCCctttatgcaaataaatgttatgtaaaaatatgttacATTGTTTTCCATAGTATGTCTGCAATAAGTCTgaactgcaaaataaaaattaaacttttagcATGCATAGGTCAAAACATAATGACATCAGGTTTGACAGCACACTTTTTAATTGCCAAAACTATCAACATAAGCTCCAAAAACCAGtgattcttaatatatatatatatatatatatatatatatatatatatatatatatatatatatatatatagtgtgtgtgtgtatatatatatatatatatatatatatatatatatatatatatatatatatatatatatatatatatatattcttaaacaGTAAATACCAAACAATTAATTGTGCCTATGAATAGCTTATGTTGATAGTTTTGGCAATTAAAAAGTGTGCTATCAAAACTGATGTCATTATGTTTTACACATTTGCACAAGTATAAagtgtggtatatatatatatatatatatatatatatatatatatatatatatatatatatatatatatatatatatatatatatatatataccacaatTTATACttgaaaatatgttaaaatgatttttaaaacatgaaatatcaaTAGTCAGAAAGCACGACTCAGTGAATGTGTTGTTTTATCATGCAATCCATTCATTACTGATGCGTCATTattttataacagcatattataataTCTGTTAGATGCATGGCACATTCAAAGGCATTGTACTGATATAACAGGCAGTGGGAGGAGGAGCTTGAAacttcacatttctttttttctcgcTTGGTCTCTATCGCACAGAATCTCAGTATTGGTGTAGAAGAGAACACCCTTCGCTTCAAAGGTACGTCACATCCAACCACCAGCAGGACTCTCTTTCTCTTCAGCTGTGTGACTTTTGGTAATTTTGCTCTTTTCAAGGTCAAGGGCATGGAGCGAAAggagaaaatgaatatgaattcaGCCTGGAATTCCTAAAACCGGTTAAACCTGAGGTAACAGCCATCTTCATGTACTCTTTTctgaaaaattgcaaaaaaatacatCTAAGTTAGGTTGCACAATGAAGTGCAGTGAACATTTGCCTCGTCGAAAACAGAATAACTTCAAGTTTGGTGCTTCTTTCTGTTCAATAATGTTGGAGGAACATGAAAATGGTTGTGTCCACAGGTTAAACACAAATCCACCCAGCGGCAGGTGAATATCACAGTAAAGAAGCAGGAGCACGTCTGGTGGGACCGGCTCACTAAGCAAGAGAAGAAGCCTCTGTTTTTAGCACCTGATTTTGACCGCTGGCTGGATGAGTCAGATGCAGAGATGGAGCTCAGAGAGAAGGTAAAGAGGTTTACTCATAACTGAAAACatgaattatttattatacttGAGGAGCTTGGCAGTAGGTCCCTGTCTGATGTGTTCAACTGTTTTCTGTACACAGGAAGAGAAAATAAACAAAGTCAGCATTGAGTCAAGGGTTCGTAAGGACCGTgagtatatatttaattttttcaagtATAAAGTCAACACATTGGGTCAGCTTATCAAATAATAACCATGGTTTcagtactctttttttttatgttattgtgttTGCAGCTTTTCTTGGCTTGAAAAAAGGTTTTCTCTTTATGTACAATTTGGTCCAGTTCCTCGGTTATTCATGGATATTTGTCAACATGACTGTACGTCTGTTCATACTTGGGCAAGGTTAGTCgagtttttcagttttattttgtaagCAACTTAAAGATACATTTCTGCTTTTTAGCTGTTGTCATTGTGAGGAAATGCAtctcatttgaatttttttttcagaaggccTGTGGGTCTGTTATGCAAATTTtcatatttatagagagagagagagagagcatctctAGTGCATTTTCACAGAATTCACTTTAGAGCTTCTGAATCTCATTTATAAACTTATAAAACAATTCTGACTGGGAATTTTAACACAAAGTTTGCACCACTTTTTACCCAGTGGTTAAGAAACCCCGCTCAGAAACATTGTTAACACCTCATTGCATTGCCAGACTTGTAGAGTGTGAAGAACATTATGACGAGATGCATATCAGACACCCCAGTTGTTTGCCTTATATTCTTGTGCTTTGGACTATTACAGAAAACTTAAGTTAAAAAAAGCTAAACATGCGTTTCAGCATTTTAAGGGAAACAATGTCCAAAGGATGCAAAATACTAGAGCCTTTATGTAAACAAGTTGTGTGCTGCATTCGTCCAATCAGTGACACTGACAccacaaatatgcaaataagaataTTAACCCAGGGACTAGGAATGTACTGGGAATTGTCAGAATACTGAACAAATACCCAAGATTCATTGTTAACCCAGGATGAATTATgaacattgtgaaatatgaagCAAGATCCGTAATACTGTTTCCCCAGGATTTAGAAAGTGAAAAGTAGATTTCAATTGTGAAAAGCTCCTTTCATTAGATCGTGTTAAGTGTTTTAACAAAGTCTATATCTCAGAGACATGGTCCTTACTGTTTTTCTCAACCCAACAGATTCTTTCTACGACACATTTCATACCATTGCAGACGTGATGTACTTCTGTCAGATGCTGGCAATAATGGAGGTTATTAATCCTGCTGTTGGATTGGTTAAGACTGGAGTCACGCCTGCTTTCATTCAGGTATGTCTGGTGCGCCCCATGCTTTAGCAACCCATTAAGTGCACTtcattgtttactgttttgaATAATACATTTCTCTTGTTTTAAAGGTGATGGGGAGGAACTTCATCCTTTTTGTCATATTTGGTACTTTAGATGATATGCAGAACAAGCCAGTGGTCTTCTTTGTCTTCTATCTGTGGAGTATGATTGAGATATTCAGGTAATTGTGTGAATTATTTATAATAGTATGTTACATGTGTGATCATATTGCATATTTATTAAGAGCAAAGTTTCTGCTAATGGTGAGGAAACGTAGGAGTTTGTTTCATTGGGTGGTACGCATTTCTTTATCTGCAGGATATCCTCTTCTGTTTGTTCTGTGTCAGATGCAAAAAATTCTACTTCCTATATGCAGTTGTTAGTTtgctaaattaaatgcattttctctttcctaaatataatgaaaattacAACTTAAATTGGAATTACATTGACAGAATACATACATTGGAAAGATGTTTACACCTATATCTTTTTGAGCTTGGTATGTCTATGAATTAGATTTTAGGCAGTTTTAATGTTCTTTGCTCTTTCATTAGTGATGTGGTTTCTgtacaggaatagttcacccacagTTCTTCCACTATCCTTCCCTTCCTATGGGCTCAGACATTTATCACTAGGGGACACATATCCGTGTGCAAATAGTAAAATGGCAGTCATTACCTCAAAACTAGGGCTGAAAGCCATTTCATTAGTTTTACATGACAATatgtaaataagaataaatatctgcaagttttgaatgttttatttttgtaaatttattattattattttatattaaaatgaatatacatCTACcaataataactttaaaagtTGTGGGCCACtaagattttttaaatctattttattcaccaaggatgcattacatttatcaaaagtggcATTAAAGGCATTTATACAATTACAAAAgattaatatttgaaataaatgctgttattttgaactttgtattcaataaagaatcctgaattttttttaatcatggttcccacaaaatatattaagcagcacaacttcattcaacattggtaataatcagaaatgtttccaaCCAAAtcaaggatcgtgtgacactgaagactggagtaatgactactgaaaattcagtttcgcattacaggaataaattatatatatattatactttatcACATCATCACATCGATGcattcttggtgagcataagagacttaaaaaaacatcaaaagagacccaaaaacataaaaatctacttttaaatggtagtgtgtaTTTTTCCGTTTTGATTAAAAAAGCATTGTTGTTATTGTAATCATCTGAGCCCTAGAGCCTGATCCTAAAAGGAAACTTTTTGTTGATTAAATACAAATCTAATCCTACAATTGTAAAAATGAACCATAGGTATCCTTTCTACATGTTGGCCTGCATTGATACGGAATGGAAGTTGTTGACATGGTTGAGATACACAATATGGATACCCCTGTACCCTCTTGGAGTGCTATCTGAAGGTATGTGTTCTCATAATCCATAATCTCGTAATCTTTAGACTAGCCCCCACCACAGGAAACATCATGATTGGCTGTCCATGAGAAGGTGAGACATTCATGTAGAATATACATGTCTAACCGACATCCTTTCTTACGCTCTCTTATATTATGATCAGCTGTAGCAGTGATCCAGTCCATCCCCATCTTCAATGAAACCAAACTCCTCAGTATCCCTCTGCCTAAAGCCATTGGCCTCTCTATCAGCTTCTCCTACATCCTGCAGGTCTACTTGGTGATCATGTTCCTGGGTAAGGTCtataaaatacatgcaaacaTGTAAAACCAGGGTTCCCACAATGTTTGTCTTATAGAGATTTTAAACATTGTCTaaccaattaaatattttagaactAAGCATAAATTGCCATTACAGTTCcatgacattttaatatttcataaattgtTGAATTCCCTAATATTTCCTGGTTCTCAATGTCTGTGGGGAACCCTGTAAAACAGTGTAACTGCTAtgcaatataaatgcattttcgaATTGCAGGCCTCTTCATCAACTTCCGCCACCTCTTCAAACAGAGGAGCAGACGGTTTCGCACAAAAAAGAGGAAAGCCAACTGAGGGGAAGGTGAAGCCACATGCTTCGTTCTCCATGCGCgtctctctttttcttcttcgATTTAATTTGCCACCTCCATTTCCTTTCTTTACATTTGCCCTCTGTCACAGAGAAGTCATTATTTATGGAAAACCATTTCTCTTTTAAACACCAAGTCAAATTCGATTACTTTTTACATACTCAAATACTTCAGGACCATGACTGAGTTGTAGAGGCTATAGATGACTAATGGAAAACACTAGAAAAAAGTATATCTTATCAAATGATTCTAAACCAGGACCATGAAGGTATTTATATGTTGTATCATTCTATCTATATGCAGTATGTTTGCCTGTTTGATGTTGTAGATTAGCTGTGTGACTGACTTACAGAAGCAACATTTTATTCTCCTGTCATTCCCTGAGATGTATTGTAGTAGTTGACAGTGCACTGACAACAACATAGACCTTGAACCTCAGGGAAAACATCATGAAGCATTCAAGTAACATGAGTACAGACGATTCAATGTTGTTGGCTGTGGAATCTGGACATAAATGTAACcgttaaatatttcattaaatttcaatgaaacaaaacattttcagacGACTACCATTAAGTATAAACCACAGGCGGTTTAATTTTTATTGGTCATTATTAGAAAAAGTTATAAACAGATTTCAaagtctccaaaaaaaaaaagcattttcttgGGAAACTGCTGAATGTTTTTCTTTCCTCAAATTGAGTGTTCAGTATCATAATGTATGTCACAAAGGTTTTCTCTCATTTTATCTCTATCACCAAACATTTGTGGCACTACTAAAACATGGAAAATGTCACATTTATCTGATTCTGCTGCAGTAACAAGTTTTTAAATAAAGGTTCATTCATCTATTACTGATCTGGTA
Proteins encoded in this window:
- the LOC127934305 gene encoding very-long-chain (3R)-3-hydroxyacyl-CoA dehydratase; this encodes MQVLTPHVYWAQRHGEIYLRVEISDAQNLSIGVEENTLRFKGQGHGAKGENEYEFSLEFLKPVKPEVKHKSTQRQVNITVKKQEHVWWDRLTKQEKKPLFLAPDFDRWLDESDAEMELREKEEKINKVSIESRVRKDPFLGLKKGFLFMYNLVQFLGYSWIFVNMTVRLFILGQDSFYDTFHTIADVMYFCQMLAIMEVINPAVGLVKTGVTPAFIQVMGRNFILFVIFGTLDDMQNKPVVFFVFYLWSMIEIFRYPFYMLACIDTEWKLLTWLRYTIWIPLYPLGVLSEAVAVIQSIPIFNETKLLSIPLPKAIGLSISFSYILQVYLVIMFLGLFINFRHLFKQRSRRFRTKKRKAN
- the LOC127934308 gene encoding phosphopantothenoylcysteine decarboxylase; this encodes MQQHSESDQIQLDLQANSSIFHVLVGLTGSVAALKAPLLATKLLEIPGVEVRVVTTDHATHFYDINEVPVRVYTDKDEWEMWTMRSDPVLHIELRRWADLLVIAPLDANTLGKIASGICDNLLTCVVRAWDTSRPLLFCPAMNTAMWQHPITAQQVATLKSFGYVEIPCIAKKLICGDEGEGAMAEVSTIVDTVKQYIQKHLE